Within Streptomyces antibioticus, the genomic segment GGCCACCACGATCTGCCCCGCCCCCTCGGCCGTCAGCCAGGCGTGCAGATCAGGCGCCCCGAGGAACGCCGAGTTCACCGACTTCGTCACCAGCAGCTCGGCCCCGGCACCCCGCCCGCGCCGTCGCTCCACGTAGTCCTTGAACCCGTTCCCCTCGTACCCGACGCGCAGCGGCGAGTCCGGCTTCACCGAGTCGTGCCGCACGAACACCACCGGCCGGCCCGTCGTCTGCCATACGTCGATCAGGGCGGCGATGTTGTCGTCCGCCTCGGGATGGTTGCGCGTACCCCAGTAGTCCTCCTCCTCGAATCCCTTCTGCACGTCCACGACCACCAGCACTGCGTTCTCCGCGATGTCCATGCCTCGATCGTGCCGCCCGGCAGGACCCTCGCCCAGCGATACAAAAGTCAGCGATCGATGGTTTACTGCCACCATGGCAGCCCAGGCACCGCAGCCCCCGGCCTACCGCGTCGCGCTCGTCGCCTTCCCCGGGATCCGCGCCTTCGACGTCTCCGTCATCACCGAGGTCTGGGGCACCGACCGCACCGACCGCGGCGCCCCCTCCTTCGACCTGCGCCGCGTCGCCGTCGACAGCACCCCCGTCCCCATGCGCGGCGGTCTGGCCCTCCACCCCGACCGCACCCTCACCTGGCTCTCCCGCGCCGACCTGATCGTGGTCCCCGGCCTCGACGACCACCTCACTCCCGCACCCACCCCCGTCCTGGACGCCCTGCGCCGCGCCCACGCCCGCGGCACCACCCTCGCCGCCCTCT encodes:
- a CDS encoding cysteine hydrolase family protein, with amino-acid sequence MDIAENAVLVVVDVQKGFEEEDYWGTRNHPEADDNIAALIDVWQTTGRPVVFVRHDSVKPDSPLRVGYEGNGFKDYVERRRGRGAGAELLVTKSVNSAFLGAPDLHAWLTAEGAGQIVVAGIQTNMCAETTARMGGNLGYDVVFAFDATYTFGLEGPFGWRLSAEELARATAVSLHGGGFARVVTTKEIVAAAA